Within Actinomycetota bacterium, the genomic segment AGGAAAATGATATCCATCACTTCTTTTTCGGATATTTTCTTGCCGATTATTTTTTCATTATTATCAAAAACATATTCAATATTAAATCCAAATTTCTTTAAAATCTGATAGTTGAGAATCGCTCTCCCAAGATTACCGGCACCAACAAGTATTAATTTTACATTAGCTTCATGACCAAGTATCTGATTAAAACTATTGATAAGAGCATCAATATTAAAACCTACACCGCGTTTTCCTTTGATTCTCAGATTTATTAAATCTCTCCTTATTTCTGCGCTATTGATTTTGGTGTTCTCGCTTATATCACTGGAAGTAACAGTTCTTTTGCCAATGTCTTTAAGCTCAATCAGAAATCTGAGATATTGAGAAACCCGCTGAATGACCCCTTCAGAAAAAATGAAGTTTTTCATATTTCTGCCCTAATGAAATAATAAAATACTATGATTGTTTAAACATATAGTTTGTATCACTCTTGTAACAAAATTTCAAGTTAAAATTTTAAAAAGATTAGGGTTTCTTTCAAATGCGGAGATCATATATGCCATCTGTGATTTTAAACTTTCTGCTACATTTGTTGCAGGTTATTTCGTTTTCAGTAAATGAAAAACCGTATTCGCCGTCTCTGCATGACGGGCACATTATCAGGTCTGAAAAATCCGGAGCATCAGTATTTGCAGCAATCTTATCTTTTTCCGGTTTTGATGCTTTTATGAATATGCTTGGACCAAGCCTGAGAAATGAAAAAATATTTTGTACAATATTTTCAGCTTTATTTAATAATCCGGTCCTTATTCTGTTTTTTAAAAAAGACAGTCTGAAATTAGACACGCTTATCAGTCTTTTTATCTGAAGGCCGCTTTCATGTATTTCTTTTAATATTTCTTTGGGGTGATAATTCCTTATTGTCTCGCC encodes:
- a CDS encoding redox-sensing transcriptional repressor Rex; translation: MKNFIFSEGVIQRVSQYLRFLIELKDIGKRTVTSSDISENTKINSAEIRRDLINLRIKGKRGVGFNIDALINSFNQILGHEANVKLILVGAGNLGRAILNYQILKKFGFNIEYVFDNNEKIIGKKISEKEVMDIIFLQDVINENNIRVAILAVSQSSAQKVTDLLVKSGIKVIINYTSVPIEAPPHVNIQTNDPIEKLLHTLYYLSNTGQAF